One Silene latifolia isolate original U9 population chromosome 4, ASM4854445v1, whole genome shotgun sequence DNA segment encodes these proteins:
- the LOC141651363 gene encoding uncharacterized protein LOC141651363: MWLRGLRTQVCWMNVIWNPWNIPKNSFLGWLWAHDAMQTKNKLLQYGVASDADCLLCGQDTESQDHLFFACVYSRRVIQSVNQIIGGAFTTTNLLDWCLHKTGTKVQKRVYFAVLMCLIYQVWQQRNKSRVEMTILRPEMLSKVIEQEVKARIRSRDMQHLKHDDLEWLDNMNLL; encoded by the coding sequence ATGTGGCTGAGAGGGTTAAGGACTCAAGTTTGTTGGATGAATGTGATTTGGAATCCTTGGAACATTCCTAAGAATAGTTTTCTGGGATGGTTATGGGCTCATGATGCTATGCAGACTAAGAACAAGCTTCTGCAATATGGGGTTGCCAGTGATGCTGACTGTCTTTTGTGTGGGCAAGACACTGAATCTCAGGACCATCTCTTTTTTGCCTGTGTTTATAGCAGGAGAGTTATCCAGTCTGTGAATCAGATTATTGGGGGAGCCTTTACCACTACTAATCTGCTGGATTGGTGTCTGCATAAAACTGGTACCAAGGTCCAGAAAAGGGTGTATTTTGCTGTGCTTATGTGTCTGATCTATCAGGTCTGGCAGCAAAGGAACAAGAGTAGGGTGGAAATGACTATCCTCAGGCCTGAAATGCTTAGTAAAGTGATAGAGCAGGAGGTGAAAGCTAGGATCAGGAGTAGGGATATGCAACACTTAAAACATGATGATCTTGAATGGCTAGATAACATGAATCTCttgtaa